The following proteins are encoded in a genomic region of Methanobrevibacter sp.:
- a CDS encoding DUF3781 domain-containing protein: MHKKVLLDNVDKIHTTKMGVGRIAKNLEISAEPVSYCISKLKKEESRVKKEGKNYYVEIDDCRITINTSSFTIITAHKICK; encoded by the coding sequence ATGCATAAGAAAGTTCTTTTAGACAATGTTGATAAAATCCATACGACTAAAATGGGCGTTGGAAGAATAGCGAAAAATTTAGAAATCAGTGCCGAACCTGTCAGCTATTGCATTTCAAAACTTAAGAAGGAAGAATCTCGAGTTAAAAAAGAAGGTAAAAACTATTATGTTGAAATTGACGATTGCAGAATAACAATCAATACAAGCAGCTTTACAATTATAACTGCCCATAAAATCTGTAAATGA
- a CDS encoding DUF357 domain-containing protein has protein sequence MTELESPEKIAKDIAKLERNLNQVAHITFEGKEKEVYDRAIDYWNDSKYYLEKKDMRTAFGCIEYSHGLLDALRMIHGLI, from the coding sequence ATGACTGAACTTGAAAGTCCCGAAAAGATAGCAAAAGACATTGCAAAATTAGAAAGAAACCTGAATCAGGTGGCCCATATTACTTTTGAAGGAAAAGAAAAAGAAGTATACGACAGAGCTATTGATTATTGGAATGATTCCAAGTATTATTTAGAAAAGAAAGACATGAGAACTGCATTCGGTTGTATCGAATACAGTCACGGATTATTGGATGCTTTAAGAATGATTCATGGACTCATTTAA
- the pgsA gene encoding archaetidylinositol phosphate synthase: protein MLQSLRPLLTKILNPIAKRLNINPNIVTIISPFVAVLAAYGFANKLLILGTVAILLSGLLDVIDGAVARYHDRSSRFGAFLDSTMDRFADAIIYIGIIFGGYCNWFVGILAVHSAICVSYVRARAESQGVDCNIGIAERAVRMIILMAGAITAYFAGDIYFTYIIYILVALSYFTVAQRVWHVWRRLND, encoded by the coding sequence ATGCTTCAAAGTTTACGACCCTTACTGACAAAAATATTGAATCCTATCGCTAAAAGATTAAATATCAATCCGAATATTGTTACGATAATTTCCCCATTCGTTGCGGTTCTTGCAGCTTATGGATTTGCGAACAAATTACTGATTTTAGGAACAGTAGCCATTTTACTTTCCGGACTATTAGATGTTATTGATGGTGCTGTTGCAAGATATCATGACAGATCATCCAGATTCGGTGCATTTCTTGACTCCACAATGGACAGATTTGCAGATGCAATAATCTACATTGGAATAATATTTGGAGGATACTGCAACTGGTTTGTTGGCATTTTAGCAGTTCACTCTGCAATCTGCGTCAGTTATGTAAGGGCAAGAGCGGAATCTCAAGGCGTTGACTGCAACATTGGAATAGCCGAACGTGCAGTCCGCATGATTATTTTAATGGCAGGAGCAATCACAGCATACTTTGCAGGCGATATTTACTTCACATACATAATTTACATTTTAGTGGCATTATCATACTTTACAGTTGCTCAGAGAGTGTGGCATGTTTGGAGGAGATTAAATGACTGA
- a CDS encoding L-threonylcarbamoyladenylate synthase, with the protein MKIIKTSIDGVDEKIIAEAVQVLAGGGVVLYPTDTVYGLGANIFDNKAVKKIFAIKKRSLLKPLSILVHDIDAIELVAKVTPDHKKIFNKYLPGPYTFILNKNRIVPRAVTGGLSNVGVRVPDCKLACSLARIFPITTTSANISDDEVLASPGEILEQLDCEIDFVIDVGDLNSQNPSSIIDLSGIKPKIIRK; encoded by the coding sequence ATGAAAATAATAAAAACAAGTATTGATGGTGTTGATGAAAAAATAATAGCTGAGGCAGTTCAGGTATTGGCTGGGGGAGGAGTTGTGCTGTATCCGACCGACACGGTCTATGGGCTGGGAGCCAATATTTTTGACAATAAGGCAGTTAAAAAAATTTTCGCAATTAAAAAAAGAAGTTTGTTAAAACCCTTATCTATACTTGTTCATGACATTGACGCAATAGAATTGGTTGCTAAGGTCACACCTGATCATAAAAAGATTTTCAATAAGTATCTGCCAGGTCCATATACATTTATTTTAAATAAAAACAGAATAGTCCCGAGAGCAGTCACAGGAGGATTGAGCAATGTTGGAGTAAGGGTTCCTGACTGTAAACTCGCCTGCAGTTTAGCCAGGATTTTTCCAATTACCACAACTAGCGCCAATATTTCCGATGATGAAGTTCTGGCCAGTCCCGGAGAAATTTTAGAACAGCTTGATTGTGAAATCGATTTTGTAATTGATGTTGGAGATTTAAACTCACAGAATCCCTCTTCCATTATTGATTTATCAGGCATTAAACCAAAAATCATAAGAAAATAA
- the radB gene encoding DNA repair and recombination protein RadB, producing MKVLAKFEDNHKIPSDSSLDVMLGGGFEKGIITQIFGPPSSGKSNITLSIAVNVAKNGKKVIYVDTEGGISIDRIKQISGIDFPIVANNIMVFEPTNFSEQKDAVKSIDIWLRKNHRDVDLIVLDSAVALYRVDDMKSSILNKELGRQMGILSKIARQYDIAVILTNQIYSSFDDEGNNDIKAVGGTILQYWSKAIIQLERGDEINQRIATLKRHRSIPEGKQTVFSITSKGIV from the coding sequence ATGAAGGTATTGGCTAAATTCGAAGATAATCACAAAATTCCATCTGATTCATCTCTTGATGTCATGTTGGGCGGAGGATTTGAAAAAGGCATAATCACCCAGATTTTTGGCCCTCCAAGTTCAGGTAAAAGTAATATAACTTTATCAATAGCTGTCAATGTTGCCAAAAACGGTAAAAAAGTGATTTATGTAGATACTGAAGGTGGAATTTCAATAGACAGGATTAAACAGATTTCCGGCATTGATTTTCCTATTGTGGCTAATAACATTATGGTTTTCGAACCGACTAACTTTTCAGAACAAAAAGATGCCGTTAAGTCAATAGATATCTGGCTTAGAAAAAACCATAGGGATGTTGACTTGATTGTTCTGGATTCTGCTGTGGCACTGTATAGGGTGGATGATATGAAATCCTCCATATTAAATAAGGAACTGGGCAGGCAGATGGGTATTTTATCCAAAATTGCAAGACAATATGATATTGCAGTAATTTTGACAAATCAGATTTATAGTTCCTTTGATGATGAAGGAAACAATGATATTAAGGCTGTTGGGGGAACTATTCTGCAGTACTGGAGTAAAGCTATAATTCAGCTTGAGAGAGGAGACGAAATCAACCAAAGAATTGCAACACTAAAGCGCCATAGAAGTATTCCTGAAGGAAAACAGACAGTTTTTTCAATTACTTCAAAAGGCATTGTTTAG
- a CDS encoding pyridoxal phosphate-dependent aminotransferase — protein MRTKFDIKNPRKKFKKTERVPPKGYDNANDFFEDMYMDEDMIWMGQNTNHLHDDTIADAMVEAIRKKTYCRYPAPEGFSELKKLILDDLGFEDLEVLLTSGATESLYLCMQALLSPEDNVVLSDPGYFIIGDFANRFANEVRYVPIYDEKYGYKLTPDLLRENMDENTRMVILIDPLNPLGSSYDEDELKEFAKIAKENDLYILHDITYKDFAREHFLVENYAPGQTLTIYSFSKIYGMAGLRIGGVVSSKPIIDVIKNAVVNDLGVNIISQYGAIAGLKSKQDWFEDMRATCFENQRLIKEMVDTVDGIFLPVYPSDANMMVIDLYDAGIDPKVMSNYLIKKGLFTREGEYTSNDFGDRYLRISFSIPTEEIKVFCEEFPKAVEALRK, from the coding sequence ATGAGGACTAAGTTTGATATTAAAAACCCAAGAAAAAAGTTTAAAAAAACTGAAAGGGTGCCTCCAAAAGGTTATGATAATGCAAATGACTTTTTTGAAGACATGTATATGGATGAAGACATGATTTGGATGGGTCAAAATACTAACCATTTACATGATGATACAATAGCCGACGCAATGGTTGAGGCTATTCGTAAAAAAACTTATTGCAGATATCCTGCTCCAGAAGGATTTTCAGAACTCAAAAAATTAATATTGGACGATTTAGGTTTTGAAGATTTGGAAGTTCTATTAACCTCCGGCGCAACCGAATCATTGTACTTATGTATGCAGGCTCTTTTATCACCTGAAGACAATGTTGTTCTATCAGACCCGGGATACTTTATTATCGGGGACTTTGCAAATAGGTTTGCAAATGAGGTAAGGTATGTGCCGATTTATGATGAAAAATACGGATATAAATTAACTCCTGACCTTTTAAGAGAAAATATGGATGAGAATACTCGTATGGTCATTTTAATTGATCCTTTAAATCCTTTAGGTTCCTCATATGATGAAGATGAATTAAAAGAATTTGCAAAAATCGCAAAGGAAAATGATTTGTACATTTTACATGATATTACTTACAAAGATTTTGCAAGAGAGCATTTTTTAGTTGAAAATTATGCTCCCGGCCAAACTCTGACCATTTACAGTTTTTCAAAAATATATGGAATGGCAGGACTGAGGATTGGAGGAGTGGTCTCTTCAAAACCAATAATTGATGTTATTAAAAATGCTGTTGTCAATGACTTGGGAGTAAATATTATTTCTCAATATGGGGCTATTGCAGGGCTCAAATCAAAACAGGACTGGTTTGAAGATATGAGAGCAACCTGTTTTGAAAATCAAAGATTAATCAAAGAAATGGTTGATACAGTAGATGGCATATTTTTGCCGGTTTATCCGTCTGATGCGAATATGATGGTTATTGATTTATATGATGCTGGAATCGATCCAAAAGTCATGTCAAATTATCTAATTAAAAAAGGACTTTTCACAAGGGAAGGGGAATATACCTCCAATGATTTTGGAGATAGATATTTGCGTATTAGTTTTTCCATTCCGACAGAAGAAATTAAGGTATTCTGTGAAGAGTTCCCTAAAGCTGTTGAAGCTTTAAGAAAATGA
- a CDS encoding DUF362 domain-containing protein, with translation MINPDFEGFRYHKPLPNFYKTDNPANPKREISDELLLKLNRLARKYNFTGITYSKLSDDFKKEFNIVFDNVLIFKFLMGDDILQMERSFEKCKLMDEEFQEYGIHIYEFADFLRENGFQADLLHPLDDGLSLRAIAMQSRDCIITRSNICLFKDGLHNGFFIIHTSIDNLPVKTENEMLWVEDFCSTCGVCIDACPEDAFDDNGKILRKVCTAHREGCNECILRCPFFKRGYDKVKKRYERMKKR, from the coding sequence ATGATTAATCCGGATTTTGAGGGGTTTCGATATCACAAACCTCTTCCTAATTTTTATAAGACAGATAATCCTGCAAATCCCAAAAGGGAAATTTCAGATGAATTGCTTTTGAAATTAAACAGACTGGCTAGAAAATACAATTTCACTGGAATCACCTATTCCAAATTGTCTGATGATTTTAAAAAGGAATTTAACATTGTATTCGATAATGTGCTTATTTTTAAATTTCTCATGGGAGATGACATATTGCAGATGGAACGGTCTTTTGAGAAATGTAAATTAATGGATGAGGAATTTCAGGAGTATGGCATTCATATTTATGAATTTGCAGATTTTCTAAGGGAAAATGGGTTTCAGGCAGATTTGTTACACCCTTTAGATGATGGCTTAAGTTTAAGAGCAATTGCCATGCAGTCCAGGGATTGTATAATTACTAGAAGCAACATATGTTTATTTAAAGACGGACTGCATAACGGATTTTTTATAATCCACACGTCAATTGATAACTTGCCTGTGAAAACCGAAAATGAAATGTTGTGGGTTGAAGATTTCTGCTCAACCTGCGGAGTTTGTATTGATGCGTGTCCTGAAGATGCATTTGATGATAACGGAAAAATTTTAAGAAAGGTCTGCACAGCCCACAGGGAAGGTTGCAACGAGTGTATTTTAAGATGCCCGTTCTTTAAAAGAGGTTATGATAAAGTTAAAAAAAGATACGAAAGAATGAAAAAAAGGTGA
- a CDS encoding putative zinc-binding protein, with the protein MCDKIALVSCSGLSPLGLVVRAATVELALENENIVAACISEYSAQPNNCSAILDDAKVVTITGCGDDCASVILNEKDIETVKNISADLVVKTYDLNPLDAVRLDDDGEKAVSVLKKYILKELENI; encoded by the coding sequence ATGTGTGATAAAATAGCTTTGGTTTCATGTAGCGGATTAAGTCCACTGGGGTTGGTTGTAAGAGCGGCTACTGTAGAATTGGCTTTGGAAAATGAGAATATTGTTGCTGCATGCATTTCCGAATATTCTGCACAGCCAAACAATTGCTCTGCAATATTGGATGATGCAAAAGTTGTTACAATAACCGGATGTGGAGATGATTGCGCTTCTGTTATTTTAAATGAAAAGGATATAGAAACAGTTAAAAACATTTCTGCAGATTTGGTTGTAAAAACTTATGATTTAAATCCTTTGGATGCAGTTCGTTTAGATGATGACGGTGAAAAAGCAGTAAGCGTTTTGAAAAAATACATCTTAAAGGAACTTGAAAATATCTAA
- a CDS encoding ribosome biogenesis/translation initiation ATPase RLI, with protein MTRISILDKDRCQPKKCDYLCINYCPGVRMDEDTIIIDEDTKKPLISEELCEGCGICTNRCPFDAITIINLPEAAGEPIHRFGQNQFELFGLPTLEEGTVLGLLGQNGIGKSTIMNILSGNLIPNFGDFENKPENWDNVIEYYKGSSLQKYFKDLSEGKIKTVLKPQMVDQLPKVVKGKVRDLLTNVNERNQLEYVTKELQLENVLDRKMENLSGGELQRVAIAATVLREGDFYYFDEPTSWLDVSQRLNAVKVIRSLAEEGKSVLVIEHDLATLDALSDNIHILYGQPGGYGVVSGRKGVRLGINAYINGFLAEENVRIRKNPIEFTIRPPTPEDEGDALASYSDLNKEYDGFCLSADAGEIFYDEIVTAFGSNGIGKTTFAKILAGVENPTEGEVDEEVSIAYKPQYIVSNFEGTVSDFLYMNAPSFGSKIFESEIMKPLTLDDMLDKPVNGLSGGELQRLAIAATLSKDAEIYLFDEPTAFLDVEQRLIAARVIRKMVESRNAASLIVDHDIVFIDYISDRAMVFNGTPGLNGHASKPTDLRNAMNEFLGNLSITFRRDKETKRPRVNKLDSYKDREQKEKGEYYYLSD; from the coding sequence ATGACTCGTATTTCAATTTTAGATAAAGACAGATGTCAGCCAAAAAAATGCGATTATCTATGTATCAATTACTGTCCGGGTGTTAGAATGGATGAGGACACTATCATAATTGATGAAGATACTAAAAAACCGTTGATATCTGAAGAATTATGTGAAGGATGCGGTATTTGTACAAATAGATGTCCTTTTGATGCCATTACAATCATTAACCTGCCAGAAGCTGCAGGAGAGCCTATTCATAGATTCGGGCAAAACCAGTTTGAATTATTTGGACTTCCAACCTTAGAAGAGGGAACTGTTCTGGGTCTTTTAGGTCAGAACGGTATTGGTAAATCCACAATCATGAATATTCTATCAGGAAATTTAATCCCGAACTTTGGAGACTTTGAAAATAAGCCTGAAAATTGGGACAATGTAATCGAATACTATAAAGGATCATCTCTTCAAAAATACTTCAAAGACTTATCTGAAGGTAAAATTAAAACTGTCTTAAAGCCGCAAATGGTTGACCAGCTTCCAAAAGTTGTAAAAGGAAAAGTCAGAGATTTGCTCACCAATGTAAATGAGAGAAATCAGCTTGAATATGTTACAAAGGAATTGCAGCTTGAAAATGTATTGGACAGAAAAATGGAAAACCTGAGCGGAGGGGAACTTCAAAGAGTTGCAATAGCTGCAACCGTTTTAAGAGAAGGGGATTTCTATTACTTTGACGAACCTACTTCCTGGCTTGACGTATCTCAAAGGCTGAACGCCGTTAAAGTAATTCGCTCACTTGCTGAAGAAGGCAAAAGCGTACTTGTTATTGAGCACGACCTTGCTACTTTAGACGCTTTATCAGACAACATCCATATATTATATGGACAACCAGGAGGATACGGTGTTGTATCTGGAAGAAAAGGAGTTCGTTTAGGAATAAATGCATATATCAATGGATTTTTAGCAGAAGAGAATGTGAGAATTAGAAAAAATCCAATTGAATTTACAATCAGGCCTCCAACTCCCGAAGATGAAGGAGATGCACTTGCAAGCTATTCTGATTTGAATAAAGAATATGACGGATTTTGCTTATCTGCAGATGCAGGAGAGATTTTCTATGATGAAATCGTAACCGCATTTGGTTCAAACGGTATTGGTAAAACAACATTTGCCAAAATACTTGCAGGAGTCGAAAATCCGACAGAGGGCGAAGTTGACGAAGAGGTTTCAATTGCATACAAGCCACAGTACATCGTTTCTAACTTTGAAGGAACCGTAAGCGACTTTTTATACATGAACGCTCCAAGCTTCGGAAGCAAAATCTTTGAAAGCGAAATTATGAAACCCCTAACATTAGATGATATGTTGGACAAACCTGTTAACGGTTTAAGTGGAGGGGAACTTCAAAGATTGGCTATTGCAGCAACACTATCAAAAGATGCTGAAATTTATCTTTTTGACGAGCCTACAGCATTTTTAGATGTGGAACAGAGATTAATAGCTGCAAGAGTGATTCGCAAAATGGTTGAAAGCAGAAATGCTGCCTCACTTATCGTTGATCACGATATTGTATTTATCGATTATATCTCTGATAGGGCGATGGTGTTTAACGGAACTCCGGGTTTAAACGGCCATGCATCAAAACCTACTGATTTAAGAAATGCAATGAACGAATTTTTAGGAAACCTAAGCATTACATTCAGAAGAGACAAAGAAACAAAAAGGCCAAGAGTAAATAAACTTGACAGTTATAAAGACCGTGAACAAAAAGAGAAAGGAGAATATTATTATCTGTCCGATTAA
- a CDS encoding LPXTG cell wall anchor domain-containing protein, translated as MNADNRTNATNDTNSSNDTNVSAPETPQDNNNLLIVGLLIVVIVAVILFLKFKMGG; from the coding sequence GTGAATGCTGATAATCGGACTAATGCTACTAATGACACAAACAGTTCTAATGACACTAATGTTTCTGCTCCTGAAACACCGCAAGACAACAATAATCTGTTAATTGTCGGATTATTGATTGTGGTTATTGTTGCAGTTATATTGTTCTTAAAATTTAAAATGGGTGGATAA
- a CDS encoding energy-coupling factor ABC transporter permease, with translation MHIPDGLLPVEQGIIYLVISLVIVGISFYYVSKKTDMEKRLVLSGVLTAIVVVATSLTIPSPMGIPMHFFIIPLVVLILGPFNASLVSFLALLVQALAFGEGGVTTFGANVFDMGIILSFVVYGVYKLFSNINERFAIFISTLMGILAATFAQIFILAVAGASSLNVLVGSLLPYYLMIGIMEGLLTVVILEFISRTNNTILEIEKV, from the coding sequence ATGCATATTCCAGATGGCTTATTACCTGTTGAACAGGGAATTATTTATTTAGTTATTAGTCTTGTTATTGTTGGCATTTCATTTTATTATGTCTCAAAAAAGACAGATATGGAAAAACGTTTGGTGTTGTCAGGTGTTTTGACTGCCATTGTAGTGGTTGCCACATCTCTTACAATACCTTCTCCAATGGGCATTCCGATGCATTTCTTTATAATTCCATTAGTTGTACTTATTTTAGGCCCATTCAATGCTTCATTAGTTTCCTTTTTAGCACTTTTAGTTCAAGCTCTTGCATTTGGTGAGGGAGGTGTTACCACTTTCGGAGCTAATGTTTTTGATATGGGAATTATCTTAAGTTTTGTCGTATATGGTGTTTATAAACTATTTTCCAACATCAATGAACGTTTCGCAATTTTTATCTCAACCTTAATGGGTATTCTTGCAGCCACTTTTGCTCAAATTTTTATTTTAGCTGTTGCAGGCGCATCTAGTTTGAATGTATTGGTTGGAAGTTTATTGCCTTATTATTTGATGATTGGAATTATGGAAGGTCTGCTTACTGTTGTTATTTTGGAATTTATTTCAAGAACTAATAATACTATTTTAGAAATTGAGAAGGTTTGA
- the pth2 gene encoding aminoacyl-tRNA hydrolase: protein MKQVMIVRTDLKMGKGKIAAQCCHGAIGSYKKTSPDKIKKWENEAYAKVVLKVSTLDELTELKKLADINGISNYLVVDAGRTQIPTSTVTVLALGPDEDEILDRITGELKLL from the coding sequence ATGAAGCAAGTGATGATTGTTAGAACTGATTTAAAAATGGGTAAGGGAAAAATAGCTGCTCAGTGCTGTCATGGGGCTATAGGTTCTTATAAAAAAACCTCTCCTGATAAAATTAAGAAATGGGAAAATGAGGCTTATGCTAAGGTTGTTTTAAAGGTTAGCACTTTAGATGAGTTAACAGAGCTTAAAAAATTAGCTGATATAAATGGAATTTCTAATTATTTGGTAGTTGATGCCGGAAGAACGCAAATACCTACATCAACCGTTACAGTTTTGGCACTCGGTCCTGATGAAGATGAAATACTTGATAGAATCACCGGCGAGTTGAAACTTTTATAG
- a CDS encoding delta 1-pyrroline-5-carboxylate synthetase gives MKQVVKIGGSLFPNHAINLAKKLKNTNSLIVLGGGEFANLIRRYDGEMGFSDETNHWCAIDCMDIIAKLVNDKVESVKLAYSIEDANEISNKGFTPIFVVSEFLRSEDPFECSWDVTSDSIAVYISHLLNANLLIVTNVNGIYTQEPKEPGSTFISKIDAKTLLTFQESSIDVMLPSLLLKFGTNCYVVNGKYPERVLSLIDDNIKDYNFDYTQIIGD, from the coding sequence ATAAAACAAGTTGTTAAAATCGGAGGAAGCTTATTTCCAAATCATGCAATAAATTTGGCAAAAAAACTTAAAAACACTAATTCACTTATTGTTTTAGGCGGCGGAGAATTTGCTAACTTAATAAGAAGATATGATGGCGAGATGGGTTTTTCAGATGAAACCAATCACTGGTGCGCAATTGACTGTATGGATATAATTGCTAAGCTTGTAAATGATAAAGTGGAGTCTGTGAAATTGGCATATTCTATCGAAGATGCAAATGAAATTTCAAATAAGGGTTTTACACCGATATTTGTGGTTTCAGAATTTTTAAGAAGTGAAGATCCATTTGAATGTTCATGGGATGTTACTTCAGATTCAATTGCAGTTTATATTTCTCATCTTCTAAATGCAAACCTTTTAATAGTAACAAATGTAAATGGAATATATACCCAAGAACCTAAAGAGCCAGGTTCAACATTCATTAGTAAAATTGATGCAAAAACTTTACTAACTTTTCAGGAGTCATCGATTGATGTGATGTTGCCGTCTCTTTTATTAAAGTTCGGGACTAATTGTTATGTTGTGAATGGGAAGTACCCTGAAAGGGTTTTATCTTTAATAGATGATAATATAAAGGATTATAACTTCGATTACACACAAATAATAGGTGATTAA
- a CDS encoding zinc finger domain-containing protein — MRSIECISCKQEIPLTGTFVEFECPICGAKIARCEKCRTFGHGYKCECGFEGP, encoded by the coding sequence ATGAGATCTATAGAATGTATTTCATGTAAACAAGAAATTCCATTAACAGGTACATTTGTTGAATTCGAATGTCCTATTTGTGGAGCAAAAATTGCAAGATGTGAAAAATGCCGTACCTTTGGTCACGGATACAAATGTGAATGTGGTTTTGAAGGACCATAG
- a CDS encoding elongation factor 1-beta, with amino-acid sequence MGEVLTTMKIMPESPDVDLEAIKSTIENSMPEGAKLHDIAEEPIAFGLVAIILNFITEDGEGGSEAVEEMVQDIEGVASIEITGVGRLM; translated from the coding sequence ATGGGTGAAGTATTAACCACTATGAAAATTATGCCTGAGAGTCCTGATGTGGATTTGGAAGCTATTAAATCCACTATTGAAAATTCAATGCCTGAAGGTGCTAAACTCCACGATATTGCTGAAGAACCAATTGCATTTGGTTTAGTGGCTATTATTTTAAACTTCATCACTGAAGATGGTGAAGGTGGATCTGAAGCTGTTGAAGAAATGGTTCAGGATATTGAAGGCGTTGCAAGTATTGAAATTACTGGCGTAGGAAGATTAATGTAG
- a CDS encoding type II secretion system F family protein, translating to MIPILKELFIAVGELTINLISFLKNISFRQIELEAPEINSGISEKLNLQRDIKLSQNEDDQINRIREFLIPYLLNKKLIGTIIIISLLLPLFASWELSGIFFTLMLMLYILVFYYPQIRQQQSYSDLNQELPYALRHIGIELKSGKGLHDTLATIKNADYGSLSREFNRVLEEIKFGKSTEDSLLEMSGRVKSEGLTRAIHQIVSTLRVGGNLSNSLDIIASDISFDMQIKLKEYSQKLNSFILIYTFIAILTPVISLIMLMAGSTVMGDVISSDLLLIIYGLFFPSVVIFMGVFIKKLEPKI from the coding sequence GTGATTCCCATTTTAAAAGAACTTTTCATAGCTGTGGGAGAACTGACAATCAACCTTATCAGTTTTTTAAAAAACATATCATTTAGGCAAATTGAACTTGAAGCACCTGAAATTAATTCAGGAATATCCGAAAAACTAAATCTGCAAAGAGATATAAAATTGTCCCAAAACGAAGACGATCAGATTAATAGGATAAGAGAATTCCTAATTCCATATTTGCTAAATAAGAAACTTATTGGAACAATAATTATAATATCTCTATTATTACCGTTATTTGCAAGTTGGGAACTATCCGGAATATTTTTCACACTAATGCTGATGCTTTATATTTTAGTTTTTTATTATCCCCAAATCCGACAGCAGCAAAGTTATTCTGATTTAAACCAGGAACTGCCTTATGCATTAAGGCACATTGGGATTGAACTGAAATCCGGAAAAGGTCTTCACGATACATTAGCAACAATTAAAAATGCAGATTATGGATCCCTTTCAAGAGAATTCAATAGAGTTTTAGAAGAAATTAAATTTGGCAAATCCACTGAGGATTCATTGCTTGAAATGTCCGGCAGAGTCAAATCCGAAGGACTTACAAGAGCAATACATCAGATTGTCAGCACATTAAGAGTAGGCGGAAACCTTTCCAACAGCCTAGATATAATAGCCAGCGATATTTCTTTTGATATGCAGATTAAATTAAAAGAATATTCTCAGAAATTAAACTCATTTATTTTAATTTACACATTTATTGCAATCCTAACACCGGTGATTAGTTTAATAATGCTAATGGCAGGCTCAACAGTTATGGGAGATGTAATTTCATCAGATTTATTGCTCATAATTTATGGGCTGTTTTTCCCGTCAGTCGTGATTTTTATGGGAGTGTTCATTAAAAAATTAGAGCCGAAAATCTAA